Part of the Tepiditoga spiralis genome, ATAAAAATTTTTATGGTATTATATTTTTATATATAATTTTTATGTTCTCGTTTCTTCTCAAATTTTACAGGCTACCATTAAAAACTTGATTCCTTTAAATATAGGAATCAAGTTTTTTATACTTTCTATTATTACATTATATTTTTTAAATGTTGAATGTATATATCTTGTATTCCTTTATTTTCTCCAAGTCCATGCATATATATTTCAACTTTGAATCCCTCTTTTTCTAAAATATTTTTCCAAGAATCTTTTGTTTCTCCAGCCATATCATCATGTGCATGAACTCCTGCTACAACCATAAATGGCATTAAAATGACTTTTTTTATTCTATCTCTTTTTAATTTTTTTATTACATCTTTTAATGTTGGATATCCTTCTACAGTTCCAACATAAACACCTCTTACATCTGTATCTTCCAAGGTTCTTTCAAATGCTGGATATGTAGCATTAGTATAATGACTTGTACCATGTCCCATTAAAACAACTGCATCATTTCTTGTTAAAATAGGCAATTGAGACTTTAATGCTTCAGCTACTTTAAAATAATCATCTGTACTCGTAAGTAATGGTGTTCCAACTTCTATTTTTTTGAATTTATCTTTATATTCATTCACCATATCTAACATTTCATTGTATTCAAGCCCATTTAAAAAATGTAGTGGTTGAACTAAAACTTCATTAAATCCTTCTTTTTGCATTTTTGCTAACGCTTCTTCAGTTGTATCAATTACTTTTCCTTCACGTTTTTTTATTATTCTAATAATCATTTTTGAAGTAAAAGCTTGTCTAACTTCATATTCTGGAAATTCTTTTTGAATTCTACTTTCAATAGCTTCGATAGTAACCTTTCTTGTATCTTTATTTGAAGTACCAAAACTAACTACTAAAATACCTTTTTTAGCTATTCCCAAAATAAATACACCCACAATCAA contains:
- a CDS encoding sirohydrochlorin cobaltochelatase gives rise to the protein MKKKFLILLIVGVFILGIAKKGILVVSFGTSNKDTRKVTIEAIESRIQKEFPEYEVRQAFTSKMIIRIIKKREGKVIDTTEEALAKMQKEGFNEVLVQPLHFLNGLEYNEMLDMVNEYKDKFKKIEVGTPLLTSTDDYFKVAEALKSQLPILTRNDAVVLMGHGTSHYTNATYPAFERTLEDTDVRGVYVGTVEGYPTLKDVIKKLKRDRIKKVILMPFMVVAGVHAHDDMAGETKDSWKNILEKEGFKVEIYMHGLGENKGIQDIYIQHLKNIM